From Plectropomus leopardus isolate mb chromosome 4, YSFRI_Pleo_2.0, whole genome shotgun sequence, the proteins below share one genomic window:
- the aanat1 gene encoding serotonin N-acetyltransferase yields the protein MSVVSAVPFMRPLHMRSPGPRGRRHTLPASEFRSLSPEDAISVFEIEREAFISVSGECPLYLDEVRHFLTLCPELSLGWFEEGRLVAFIIGSLWDQERLTTDALTLHKPHGTTVHIHVLAVHRTFRQQGKGSILMWRYLQYLRCLPYVRRAVLMCEDFLVPFYRKSGFKVQGPSEITVGPLAFIEMMYPVRGHAFMRRNSGC from the exons CCGCTCCACATGCGCTCCCCGGGGCCGCGGGGCCGCCGCCACACGCTGCCGGCCAGCGAGTTCCGCTCCCTGAGCCCGGAGGATGCCATCAGCGTGTTTGAGATTGAGAGAGAAG CCTTCATCTCAGTGTCCGGTGAGTGTCCTCTCTACCTGGACGAAGTGCGTCACTTCCTCACTCTGTGCCCTGAGCTGTCTCTTGGCTGGTTCGAGGAGGGACGTCTGGTGGCTTTCATCATTGGCTCACTGTGGGACCAGGAGAGGCTTACCACG GATGCCCTCACTCTACATAAGCCCCATGGCACCACCGTCCACATCCACGTCCTTGCTGTACACCGGACCTTCCGCCAGCAGGGCAAAGGCTCCATCCTGATGTGGCGCTACCTGCAGTACCTCCGCTGCCTCCCCTACGTCCGCCGCGCCGTGCTCATGTGCGAAGACTTCCTGGTACCCTTCTACCGGAAGTCTGGTTTCAAGGTGCAGGGCCCTAGTGAGATCACAGTGGGGCCCCTTGCCTTTATTGAGATGATGTACCCAGTCAGGGGCCACGCCTTCATGCGTCGTAACAGTGGTTGTTGA
- the LOC121941850 gene encoding LOW QUALITY PROTEIN: inactive rhomboid protein 2-like (The sequence of the model RefSeq protein was modified relative to this genomic sequence to represent the inferred CDS: deleted 2 bases in 1 codon): MASQEGEEPPPNTRQPDSRLKSKKPPSLVIAIPPPEEMMSRDPARQPLRPSLKKSASGQATSSVSESISGAREGAGDGGFSFRDRRAKFGRQTSLSQSIRRNTAQWFGVGEDCETKQQVWHRKSLRHCSQRYGKLKAQYREPETATSFDQGPESPATSRMPKIRDPLARGRAFRCPDDMDGRSPRTPHTAQGGPVTPGVTSLSSFTSQRSGYNRFPRRKRESVARMSIRAASNLLRGHSGLAGSQTGRSFPKRSFVRPSWMDEDTVDSADTSASLFFSKVDAHDEFYSMADDVFESPPMSAAFAPSDQPDLKFPSLKDVSRTPRTPTVAPEKTRPRRGGRIASQVKHFAFDKHKRQYGMGVVGKWLNRHYRRSLSSNVQKQLDDFHSHRPYFSYWITFVHIVITLLACCTYGFAPVGFAQHSTSELVLKNKGIYESVKYIQQENFWIGPSSDDLIHLGAKFSPCIRQDTQIVSLIQKAKDQERESGCCVQNDNSGCVQTHSSDCSETLATFIKWSNEQVDIPRSSGSVCHQDPRVCEEPASAEPHTWPDDITQWPVCTYPKQWNHTGYTHMDCNIKGRPCCIGTKGRCEITTREFCAFMHGYFHEEATLCSQVHCLHDVCGLLPFLNPDVPDQFYRLWLSLFLHAGLLHCVVSVVFQMTILRDLEKLAGWVRISIIYILSGITGNLASALFLPYRAEVGPAGSQFGLLACLFFRAVQGWQMLEKPWKAFLKLLGIVLFLFLCGLLPWIDNIAHIFGFLSGMLLSFAFLPYVTFGTFDKYRKRILIAVSMLAYIGLFSSLIVWFYIKPINWHWLEHLTCLPFTSKFCEKYDIDHDINDVVH, translated from the exons ATGGCATCACAGGAGGGGGAGGAGCCTCCTCCAAACACACGTCAACCAGATAGTCGTCTAAAGAGCAAGAAGCCGCCCAGCCTTGTAATAGCCATCCCTCCTCCTGAGGAGATGATGTCACGTGACCCAGCAAGACAG CCACTACGACCGtccctgaaaaaaagtgcaagtggTCAAGCAACAAGTTCGGTGTCCGAGAGCATCAGTGGAGCCAGAGAAGGTGCAGGAGATGGAGGCTTCTCATTCAGAGACAGAAGAGCAAAGTTTGGAAGACAAACGTCGCTCTCACAAAGCATCCGCAG GAATACAGCCCAGTGGTTTGGGGTGGGGGAAGACTGTGAGACCAAGCAGCAGGTATGGCACAGGAAGAGCCTTCGCCACTGCAGCCAGCGCTACGGCAAGCTGAAGGCCCAGTACAGAGAGCCTGAGACGGCCACCAGCTTCGACCAGGGCCCAGAGTCACCAGCAACAAGCAGGATGCCCAAG ATTAGGGATCCCCTGGCACGGGGGCGAGCCTTCCGTTGCCCAGATGACATGGACGGGCGCTCCCCGAGGACGCCTCACACTGCTCAGGGGGGTCCTGTCACACCAGGTGTCACCTCACTCAGCTCCTTCACCAGCCAGCGCTCTGGCTACAACCGCTTCCCCAGACGTAAGAGGGAGTCTGTGGCCCGCATGAGCATCCGAGCTGCATCCAACCTGCTGAGG GGTCATAGTGGCTTGGCAGGCTCCCAGACAGGTCGCAGTTTCCCCAAGAGGAGCTTTGTCAGGCCCAGCTGGATGGACGAGGACACCGTGGACTCTGCAGACACGTCAGCGTCGCTCTTCTTCAGCAAG GTTGATGCCCATGATGAGTTTTACTCTATGGCTGATGACGTATTTGAATCGCCTCCCATGTCTGCAGCTTTTGCTCCCAGCGATCAGCCTGACCTGAAATTCCCGAGCCT TAAGGACGTATCTCGAACACCCAGGACACCAACAGTAGCTCCAGAAAAGACCCGTCCTCGTCGGGGTGGTCGCATCGCCTCCCAAGTTAAGCACTTTGCATTTGACAAACACAAGCGTCAGTACGGGATGGGCGTCGTGGGTAAGTGGCTGAACCGCCACTACCGCCGCAGCCTCAGCAGCAACGTCCAGAAGCAGCTGGACGACTTCCACAGCCACAG GCCCTACTTTTCCTACTGGATCACGTTTGTCCATATAGTCATCACTTTGCTGGCCTGTTGTACATACGGATTTGCCCCTGTGGGGTTTGCACAACATTCTACGTCTGAACTG GTGCTGAAGAACAAAGGCATTTATGAGAGTGTCAAATATATCCAACAGGAAAACTTCTGGATTGGTCCGAGCTCt GATGACCTGATCCACCTGGGAGCCAAGTTCTCACCATGCATCCGTCAGGACACACAGATAGTCAGTCTGATCCAGAAGGCCAAAGATCAGGAGAGAGAGTCCGGCTGCTGCGTTCAGAATGACAACTCGGGATGTGTGCAGACCCACAGCTCCGACTGCTCT GAGACGCTGGCCACCTTCATTAAATGGAGCAACGAGCAGGTGGACATCCCCAGGTCCTCTGGTTCTGTTTGTCACCAGGATCCCAG AGTGTGTGAGGAGCCTGCCTCTGCAGAGCCTCATACATGGCCGGATGACATCACCCAGTGGCCG GTGTGTACATATCCCAAGCAGTGGAACCACACAGGCTACACACACATGGACTGTAACATCAAGGGACGGCCTTGCTGCATAGGAACTAAGGGCAG ATGTGAGATCACGACCAGAGAATTTTGCGCTTTCATGCATGGTTACTTCCACGAGGAGGCCACACTCTGCTCTCAG GTCCACTGTCTACATGATGTGTGTGGCTTGTTGCCCTTCCTCAATCCCGATGTTCCTGATCAGTTCTACCGTCTCTggctctctctcttcctccatgCTGG gctgcTACACTGCGTGGTGTCGGTGGTGTTCCAGATGACCATACTGAGAGACCTGGAGAAGCTGGCAGGTTGGGTCCGTATCTCCATCATTTACATCCTCAGCGGTATCACTGGAAACCTCGCCTCCGCCCTGTTCCTGCCCTACAGAGCTGAG GTGGGTCCAGCAGGGTCTCAGTTTGGACTCCTCGCTTGCCTGTTTTTTCGAGCTGTT CAAGGTTGGCAGATGCTGGAGAAGCCATGGAAGGCCTTCCTCAAGCTGCTGGGCAtcgtcctcttcctcttcctgtgcGGCCTCCTGCCGTGGATTGACAACATTGCGCACATCTTCGGCTTTCTCAGCGGCATGCTGCTGTCCTTCGCCTTCCTGCCCTATGTCACATTCGGGACGTTTGACAAGTACCGGAAACGTATCCTAATCGCCGTCTCCATGCTGGCCTACATTGGGCTGTTCTCCTCCCTCATTGTTTGGTTTTACATAAAACCGATTAACTGGCACTGGCTGGAGCATCTCACCTGCCTGCCCTTCACGAGCAAGTTCTGTGAAAAATATGACATAGACCATGACATCAATGATGTGGTGCACTAG